The following are from one region of the Myotis daubentonii chromosome 2, mMyoDau2.1, whole genome shotgun sequence genome:
- the LOC132226583 gene encoding LOW QUALITY PROTEIN: F-box only protein 31-like (The sequence of the model RefSeq protein was modified relative to this genomic sequence to represent the inferred CDS: inserted 1 base in 1 codon), translated as CGPGPSRGCQCRQQRLGPAEMTAANSKPARAPEEQHVEADMVTPSSAGSGGIRSPMPPRLPPHCSLQDLPPELLVEIFASLPGTDLLSLAQASAKFHRILHTDSIWRQRCWEEYGACENLQNLEMMGVSWRELYEKLLHPCRHILGLWQPDNWPCGGLLYVAVDGLCIIGQTYLSLLDPQVDNSMLFKPAFRIRLTGRKSATLECTYGRQGPHSCHMQIRKDGFSTRCNMRQHHRTPGGSREDFRAWLQEEWGQTLEHVFQERRLRFMLMKLIYHQNDNCRNYRRIYLSPSHPEDLIRPGLFKGIHDAYSLVEVAMLSFHGKHARATKITGDHHVPAGQQMIEIHLRHRIHVSDDILSNFNKYSRLVQEVHEQVIPEQQQQQKESTEEGEGHGCLSPVQPSVGESGAAALEEQPVQFFLPXGVSSSNQNYSGACRMGFYGVGVVARLGSAYPQRFPGTFILFDEDHFGFIWLEPNCLSLYSRVQVNFQNAEAPSPQAFQEMLKNIQSPPPDGPFLAQGQ; from the exons TGCGGCCCAGGCCCTTCGCGAGGATGCCAGTGTCGCCAGCAGCGCCTGGGACCAGCTGAGATGACTGCGGCCAACAGCAAGCCGGCCCGGGCCCCTGAAGAGCAGCACGTGGAGGCGGACATGGTGACTCCGTCCTCTGCTGGGAGTGGAGGGATCAGGAGCCCCATGCCACCCCGGCTGCCCCCGcactgctcgctgcaggacctgcctcctgagctgctggtggagatcttcgcctcgctccctGGCACCGACCTgctcagcctggcccaggccagcgCCAAATTCCACCGCATCCTGCAcaccgacagcatctggagacaGCGCTGCTGGGAAGAGTATGGCGCTTGTGAAAACTTGCAGAACCTGGAGATGATGGGTGTGTCTTGGCGAGAACTCTATGAGAAGTTGCTCCACCCATGcagacacattttgggattgtggcagccAGATAACTGGCCCTGTGGAGGACTGCTGTATGTAGCGGTGGACGGCTTATGCATTATTGGTCAGACGTACCTGTCTCTCCTTGACCCCCAGGTGGATAACTCAATGCTGTTCAAGCCCGCGTTTAGAATTCGCCTGACAGGGAGGAAATCGGCCACACTGGAGTGCACGTATGGCCGCCAAGGGCCCCACAGCTGCCACATGCAGATTCGGAAGGACGGGTTCTCCACCAGGTGCAACATGAGGCAACACCACAGGACACCTGGTGGGAGCCGAGAGGATTTCCGCGCGTGGCTGCAGGAAGAATGGGGGCAGACGCTGGAGCACGTGTTCCAGGAGCGCAGGCTGCGGTTCATGCTGATGAAGCTCATCTACCATCAGAATGACAACTGTCGGAACTACCGCCGCATCTACCTCTCCCCGAGCCACCCGGaggacctcatcaggccaggcctcttcaaAGGCATCCACGATGCCTACAGCCTAGTAGAGGttgccatgctcagcttccatgggaagCATGCCAGGGCCACGAAGATCACGGGTGACCACCACGTCCCTGCTGGGCAGCAGATGATAGAGATCCACCTCAGGCACCGCATCCATGTGTCTGATGATATCCTCAGCAACTTCAACAAGTACTCCCGCCTGGTCCAGGAGGTTCACGAGCAGGTGATcccggagcagcagcagcagcaaaaagaGAGCACTGAGGAGGGCGAGGGCCATGGCTGTCTGAGCCCCGTGCAGCCCAGTGTtggggagtccggggctgcagctttggaggagcagcctgtccagTTTTTCCTGC GCGGTGTGAGCTCAAGTAACCAGAACTACTCCGGAGCCTGCAGGATGGGTTTCTATGGCGTGGGCGTCGTTGCCCGATTGGGCTCCGCCTATCCCCAGCGCTTCCCTGGAaccttcatcctgttcgatgaagACCACTTCGGGTTCATCTGGCTGGAACCGAATTGCCTCAGCCTGTACAGCAGAGTCCAGGTCAACTTCCAGAATGCGGAAGCACCATCCCCACAGGCTTTCCAggagatgctcaagaacattcaGTCCCCACCCCCTGACGGCCCCTTCCTTGCCCAGGGGCAATAG